In Lampris incognitus isolate fLamInc1 chromosome 13, fLamInc1.hap2, whole genome shotgun sequence, the genomic stretch CATCTCCGTCACACGCCCTCATCGTCGTGTCATGTGTGCTCACACGTCGTCACCTCGGGAAGGGGTGTCTGGTCCTGCATGACCACTTGGGGCGGGGTTGGGGCGGGGCGGGCGTGGGGTACCGAGTTCTTCTGCAGCTCCACTCCAAAGGCCGGTGGAGCATTCTGCAACTGTCTCCTGTACTGCACAAAGCTGCAGGTCTTTAGTATGATGGCCAAGACATTCTTCCCTATGAGGATCCCGGACACCCTGGCATCCCTGTAGAGCAACATGTTCCCCCCGCGGATGAAGAGGGTGATGATGTTGATGGTGATCAGGCTGAGGATGGGGTACAGCAGCATCTTGTGGGGTACAATGTTTATCCCCTGCATGCTGATCTCACTCAGGGACACGCatggcagcaccagcagcaggatGTAGCAGTAGAAGAACATCAGGCCCTCCGCCCATATGGGGAGCCCTTTCTTTTGGGGTTCCCACAGATTAGCTTGGATGTCCAATATGTCCAGCAGGTCCACCACCACCCAGAAGAGACGGTTGCGgatctcctccctcttcttgaaggcCCGCACGTATTCCATGTGGTCGATGGCTACCAGAACCACAAACAGCACGGGGATGCAGATGGACAGCAGCAACGTCAGCGCCTTCCTGGCAAGCGTGTCCAGGCTTTTCCTGTCTGCCTTGTAGTTCTGGTACACAAAGTAGACTTTGATTTCCAACACGAAGATGTAGAGGAACCAGAGGATCATGGCATAGCCTCGCTTGGCAGTCCGCACCTCCGCGCCCACCCACACTGCCACGTAACGCAGCACAATGATAAAGCAGATGTCTCCCACCATTACCATGATGCAGATACCAATCTTGCGCGGGCCGTGGTTCTGCTCCACGAGATAGGCGTCGATCAGTGCCATGCTGCTCATGATCAGGATGGTGGACAGGCACACGTGGGGCTtgttggtggggggtgggggtaccaTCCTTGGTGGAGGGGAGCGGGGCCTCTGGGTTGCGTCGTTAAAGAGGTTGTGTGGAGGGCCCTCAGTATATCCAGCGTAGAGGCGGATCAATTGATGCTGCTAGACAGCGGCGTTCCCCTCCATTGCTTTTGCCTTGGCCAGAATCCAGAATGCACTAATAAGATTCACAAAGATCACTTCAATCAATCTCAGATTGTGCCCAAGCCACCTGCCGGTCAGAGAGTAACCCCAATTTAGTGAATTATCTTTAGTGCCAAATGGTCTGCAAACACACAGGCTCACTTTAGTAAAATATCATAAATGTCAGTGATGCACCGCTCTTATTCTTAGTGAGCATCATCCACAGCAGTATGATCAGTCAATTCACTAAAAAAATACAAATGAACACGTTGTCTCCATTAAATGGGGAAAACTGTGGAAGTATATACCCCTCAAATCCCCCTTCGAGCCCCTTGTTTTCACTCGAGCATAAACACTTGGGGTAAAAACCAAGCTGAATACTCACTTGTGTCCTTCTTTGTACTTTATCCTAATGACTGGCAGCGAGCGATGGTCCATAGGCTGTGCTGTGAGATCACAAAGCCCATCTGTAATCCacgggagaggagaggaaaaagtGCCGGCGATCCTCTCCTTTCTGACGGGTGTTAATCCACCGGTCATGGATATTTTCTTCAagccaaaaggaaaaaaaatcccaaaatatTTCCGATATAATCCACTTAACTGCCGAGACCGGGTGCCTTAATGGTCGCAAAGCTGGCGTCAGTTTTCGCAACTAAGAGCAGAGGTCATTTTGGGTTGTGCTTAAGACAGGTTTTAAACCCCGACTCCAAATTCAGAACTGGTCAAGTTATTCttggtagaaaaaaaaaaaagatctgcagTTAAGTCCAGTTTAAAATAGACCAGTGTTTTCCTCTGTGGAAGTTTTCTTCTCCATCGTCCACAGTCCctgagaagaaaaaaacaacaaaaaatgctCCTATGGTTGGTTTGTGTATCACTACCTGTTTTTCTGTCAGTGGCTGTATATACCGGTGTgttagtatttgtgtgtgtgtttcaccgtGTGCGTGCACAGAGGgagggaagaaaaagagggggttTTAAGTTAATATTTTGAATGCAGCATGTGCCGAGGTGCCTTTCTGCATGCACGTGCGTGTGTCAGaatttgtatgcatgtgtgtgtgtgtgtgtgtgtttctgtgtccgTATTTGTGTGTCTTCTGCATGCAGGTTTCAGCTGTCCTCGTAAACCGTTGTCATTGTAAAGTGCTGTCCCCCCCCTGCTGAGATCATGGTCGCTGGGCTGTTGTCTGTCTCCTCAAGAGGCTTTGCCATGAACACTGGGATTACCAGCAGCACCGGGACCCCCTCTCTCCGCCAGCAATGCCGGCGCTCTGTGGCTCTGATATTGTCTCTACTCGTCCCGTCTCTCCCCCTTGTGCACTTTCAGCGGCGCGGCGAAGTCAAAAGAGTCGCAAAGTCAGAGACGCTCCTGTGGTGTTTCGGACGCACTCCGGAGATTTGCTCTCGTGTCCCCCCCTTCCTCTTCCTTCCCCTTCCTCTGTTCAAGTAAAGGCACTTGCTGTGTGGAGGTGATGCTCCCCAGACCACAGctgcagagaaagagggagagagcgagaaagagagagagaggagagactgaACACTTATCCAGGGGGTGGGGAAAGGCGGGGGATGGAAGACGAGCCAGTCTTTAGCAGCTCAGCTGAATGcacaacttctctctctctctctctctctccctctccctctctctctctctctctctctctctctctctctctctctctctctctctctctctctctctctctctctctctctctctctctctcctctgtctcctctcaCATCCCTCTCCTCTCTTGTCATTGTGACGAACTGATATCCTATTTTCTCTTTCTCCCAGAGAACCATGCCTCCCTCGTGCTGTTTTTTCTTCATTTCTTTATCAGGTGCAAAGAGGTTATCttgaaagccaaaaaaaaaaagggggggggagggaagacGCTCCCTCCCCAGTTAGAAAAGGAGGGAGGACCGACTTCCCAACAGGCTGAATGTCTGCAGTCCGGAGAgggaaaggggggtggggggtgaggtgTGCAGCGTCTCCTGACAAAGAGCCTCTCTATTGATCTCCTGACAGAGCAGTGAATCAGGAGACAGAGACGGGGCCAAAGACCAGGAGAGATGGGGAGGGACAGGTTGCGGGGGTGGGAGGgtagaaagagagcgacagaaaaaagaaagagagagaaataggaGTTAGGTGGGCAGTTTGACATGCAGACAGCAGAAGAAGACAGCGGATGATGTGTGGGGTGGGATTAAACGCCACGGTTTTCTCCTTTAAAGATTTAATAACACTGTTGAGTAAAACAGAACATTTTTTTGCAGCCGTACACTGACAAGGTGAGAAGACATTGCTGCTTCCAGTTTGGTCTTTACCAGCACTACCCGCTTCCTTTATCCAGCCAGGCCAATTAGCGATAATCTGTTGTAAGCTGTTTTTCCATCGCTATCGTCCCATTTACTGCTCGGTTCATGAATAAGTATTTTGGTGCGGTGAAAGAACTTGTTATCCAAATAAAACAACTACACTTTTCCTCCAGTTGTGTAATTACAGCTAATTGGAGTCATTTTCCATGGATCTGAGAATTTTGCCGTTGACAAATGGATTGGGTATTGAGGTAGCACCTGGGAATCAGCCACCGCAGGATGACAGCAGCTATCGTAGGCGTTTATGACATCTTATCATGCGATTGTCATTGTAGCATATGGACGCTCATGCCTGAGAAATGGAAGGCAAGTGAATTGGAGCCCGTTTGCCCTTTCACAACACTGCTTTCTTACCGACTATCTCCTCCAGCTTTATCGACCATAATTGACCCCGGTGGAGGTGATGAattatgttctccccatgcaaCTAGTGAGACTGTGATTTCTCCCACCTTGTTTCATATTCTCTCAACCTTGCTCTTGGTAGCCGTagcccaggggtccccaataggcggcccgcgggccacgtccggcccgtgacgggttgatttatggtccgcgagaatttttggagaaatgccagaaggaatattttttttaattttcctaccaaaaaaaaaaaaaaaccttttaattttttttttgaaaataaaaaattgtttcttcgttctggtatttctacacattttgtttgggaacacTATTCCAAACATAATTTCAGCAATCAATCCAACAAGAAATGCTACCTTGTAACTATCAATTCCACCCCGCATTTCCCCTTGTGGGCTAGTCCAGCCCCCCCTCACTTGCGCGTCACATGACCTTAAAAGCATTACTGAAAATACTCCAGTTATGGTGGGCGAGAATCGAGACAGAcgcataagaccaaataagtaagttcCCAATTGCAATGGCTACAAAGAAACGCAAAGTTGACACCGAAAATAGACTGTTTAATGAAGACTGGACGGATCAGTTTTGCTTCATTCTACCTGAACATATTGTAAccagttatgttcttgcccggtgcgggattcgatacgggtgtactgcaccacaaggcgacgccactaaccgctcggctaaagggtcagacccgttagctaggggctaacgtgtcttattagtagtttacactaacaatGCTAAGCCAACTTGCTTGATCTGTTCGCAAACGGTAGCGGTCAGCAAAGTTGCCAACATCAAACGCCAGTTCGAAACAAAACACAGCAGCTTCAAAGAGAGATTTCCACCGAAATCAGATACCAGAAAGCAGAAACTAGCTAGCTTCAACTCTGCGTATGTGCACTCTGTTAAAGTTATTCATAAAACGGCTGCTGCTCAAGAAAATGCTACCGCAGCGTCTCTCCGTGTATCATGGCGTCCCGCAAAGAGACGCAGAGCTTTTGAAGACTTGTGCTGTGGACATGCTGGAGGAAGCGCTCAGTCACGacgaaaaaaaccaaaaaaatctgTGACAGAGTCAATCAAACAAGTCCCGCTGTCTGATAATAGCGCAACAAGAAGGACAGAAGTGTTAGCCGAGGCCTGCTTCTCATCCCTCCTTGCCGATCTCAAAGAGGCAGAGTCCACGCCACGAGCCGTGGACGGGTCCCGTGGTGGAACTGACGTTGAACAGCTTTCTGTTTCTGTGCGTTTTTTTTGACGAGAAGTCTTTTCGAGAGGAGTTGCTATGTTTGATCCCATTACATGGGCACACTACAGGTGAAATTATTTTGACAGAACTAACCCAGTTTTTTGAAAAGAACGATTTGGACATGAGCAAAGGTATAGGAATTGTAACGGACGGAGCTCCGGTCACGATTGGTTCTCAGAAGGGTCTGGTAAGCAGGCTGGCTGCCGTTAACCCAGCGCTCCTGTCATTCCCCTGGATCATTCACAAGTCCGGTTTGTGTGCAAAATTGTGTGGGACAATGAAAGAAACCATGGAGACTGTGATGCGGCTCGTAAACTTTATTCGCGAGAACTCCAGTCTGCAACACAGACTTCTCAGGGCTCTACTGGATGAACGGTCAGCAGCACACAAGGACTTGCTGTTGCACAATGATGTACGTTGGCTAAGCAAGGGCCGGGTACTCGAGAGAGTGTGCGAACTGCAAGACGAAATACTCGTCTTTTTAGGCATCCTGAAAAGCCAGGAGGCACAAACATTTCTTGACGTTTTGAATGACAGCAGTGCTATGGTAAAGGTGCATTTTCTGTGCGATGTCACATCCCACCTCAGCCAGCTCAATTTGCAAATGCAGGGCAGGAATCGCACTGTTGCTGACCTGTACGAGGCCGTTGAAGCTTTCCGCCTCAAACTGAACATTTTTGAGAGAGACCTCTGCATGGGAGAATGCTCCACTTTCCTCGCCTCCAGCAGCACTGCGAGAAGAACCACACACAGGCTGCGCCACAGGTGCATGCATTCATGACGCGACTGATCGAGAATTTCAAGGAACGCTTTGACAATTTCAAACTCTCAAGCGGAATCCTGATGTTTCCCGCCAACCCTTTGCTGTGAAACCAGACGGACGGTGGACTACCGAGGCTAAAAGGCTGCTTCCATCGCTGCAGGAAGCATCTCTCCAGTTAGAAGTCGTGGAACTTTCAAATTCGGATTTACTGAAAGAACAGCATAAGACTGTCAAGCCTGCCGAATTCTGGATCAGTGTGCCCGAAAAATTCAGATTCGCAAGAGCCATTGCATGGTTCTTGCTCACATTGTTTCCATCCACTTACATCTGCGAATCATTGTTTTCAATGATGAATACGATCAAAAGCCAAGAAAGAAATCGGCTGACCAACGAACATCTTGACCAGTGCCTTCGCATAGCAACAACGGAGTACGAGCCCAGCTTCAGGACCATGGCCGCTTCCCGACGCTGTCATTTCTCCCACTGAGCGGTGAGTCTACAGCAGTGGACAACAGTTTAATCCGGAGGGCAAATTCTCATGGACTCAATCGGTTATAAGTTTAGGCCAGTGATATTATGTTTTTTTCAGACAATAACTTTATAAAACGTTTATTAAAAACTTATGTTTATTAACATTTCTTCGTTGTTAGTTTATTTTCATTAAATATAATAAACATTGGAATCTTACGAATCATCGTTCTATTGAAAACCTACAAATTCGGCACCCGGACTAAACTTTAGGCCACTACTGCATGTGAAATAATTAATTTCttggtaaaagtaagactagtaatatatcgaaaaatagatgaaaaatctctgtttaaattataatacctgcaacgtatcgacaccaaaacaaactaacgaacaacatgctgctggaggttgagtggcccgtggttttaaaagtggccctaaaagtggcccgctatgaaaagtaattggggacccctgccgtAGCCTGTTGTTTTGTGATCTGGTGATGACATTAGCTATGTGGCTGCAAAAGAATGAAGATGgggagttgggttttttttgttttgtattttgatGGCATGGTATGGTATGACGGCATGGTATGATGGCATGTTGTCCCAGTGGTTAGAGCGActgtttcaccccccccccccttttctccccaattgtatctggccaattaccccactcttccaagctgtcccggttgctactccaccccctctgctgatccggggagggctgcagacgaccacatgccttctccgatacatgtggtgtcgccagccgcttcttttcacctcacctaacagtgaggagtttttgctagggggatgtagcgcatgggaggagcacactgttccccctagttccccctccccccccgaacaggtgctccgaccgaccagaggaggcgctagtgcagcgaccaggacacatactcacatccagtttcccacccgcagacacggccaattgtgtctgtagggatgccaaccaagccggaggcaacacagggatttgaaccgttgagctctgtgttggtaggtaacagaatcaaCCGCTACACAACCTGGAAACCCTACTGTTTCATTTTTAAAATGTCCCGGCTCTCATCCCCATGTCAGCAAACATAACCATTAGGAGTTTCTTTACATGGTACCCATATGAGAGACAAGTCCACTTCTGCCTGCTCAGTACTTGTAAATCAATCTGGATTACCGCCTCAGATGAATACCTGAGCCGACCATGTCAGCTAGTTGATACTTAGGATTTTCCACGGTGGGAAGTGGAAAAACAAGACCTCTAATCTTATTCCCTGAAATAAAGATAGGAAGATTAAAACAGCATCTATGTAATCCACATTTGGTATGCCTCCCATCCACATTTTATTCAGTTATTTATTATTCATACTTTCACTTACATACTTTCTATGATATAGTATGCAGGCCAAGACTGTGTTAGAAGACTTCCTTAAAAAGGGCAGTGAATCTGGGCTTGGATTTTAAATTACATTTGGTGAGTACATTCATTTAAATATCCAGAGAACTGTTTCCTCATCTGCCTTTATTCCATAATTCATAATTCATGATCATACAGGAAATCATAGATTCAGTATTGTCTCTTTTGTATGGTACGGGGAACAATGATGTATGCACTGATCTTCTGGAGTTAGTCGGCAAAGTCACAGTTCTTAGTCTTGACTAATAAGATAATACCAGTTTTCACCAGACCAACCAAATTTCCGATCCGGTAACAGAGGCATGTTTGAGACAAGATGTGACTCCCATGTCTTCTCCACCTTCTATTGCCTGCTCTCATTTGTTCATTGGCCTCCATTCAACCTCCTACAAAGGATTTTCCTTGACTCCTGAAGAGGAAAACTGCGTCATTGCTATCTCCATCCAGGCAGACCGCTATACACCAGATGTGTGAGCATTAAGTAACACGTCCTGCATGAGGCATAGCTCCGATATTCACCATCAGAGGCATTCTCTGCCAACTCCAGAAAGAGACAATGCAGCTGAAGAGCAGCTATGTTGGTTTTTGGTTTTCAAAATATTGTTTATCCGAATTAATTGAGGGGCAGTGAAAAGGCTGGTAAATCCCTGTGTTTTGAGGACAAAATGAAATTCAAATTCTGCACGTAAGATATTATCCAGTTTCAAACAAGTATTGAGCACAATTGAGCTTAAGAATTCTGAGACTGTCCCCGCGAATCAAACAGGTGCACCTTAGACTCATACTTGAGCTTAAATAATGCACAAAAAAGTATTTTATGTATTCTCTTTTATCTATCGGAAGTTCTCTCAAGTGGTACACACTGAGGTTCTATTTTCATATTTTCTTCTGAAAATTTCTTCTTCCATCTCAAAAAATGATTCTTTCTTAAAGATTCATGTTTGTAGAAATTGACTTTCAGAGGAAACTGAGCCTGCATTATCTATCTGACAAAAACTGCTGTGGTTCCTCTGTGATGTGCCAACTGTAGCACATAGCTAATGCCATGCTCCTACACAGTCTACGTGAGTGAGAGGAAATATTAATGTGCACCTAAGTGCTGCAGGGAGTGATATAATTACAAGTCTATGCACAACTGCTTTAATAGGCTGATTTGATTTCCTTTGCATTTACACTGCAGATGGCTTTGTGGAGAACCAAGGTCGATGCATGATTAATTTCAGCGAGTTATACCATATGAAATTCAAAAGAAACACCTGCTGATGACTGTCAGTATGAATTGTCAGTGTATTCAAAATGATAGAGCAATTATGCAAACCTTTGTCCTCATCATCTGTTTGCATGTGCATGGCTGTGTATTGGTGtttgagagagaagagggagaggaagagaataAGCAAAACAGAAGGAATCAAGTTTTCAATAGGCTGCCTGAACATTCAACATGTCATGATTTGCAGATGTTGGTTGTGGCAAAAGCATCGCTCTTGGACGCGAGTAGGAATTAATTGCATCGTTTTGGCAGGCTAGATTCGGTGTCAGCAAGTTGAGAAAAGATTGGGGAATTTACATCACCAAAGACAATTTGTACATGAAGCATAACAGAGGAAATAGAACACATAAATCACATTAGCTGTAACCCTGAGTCTGCCATCGATTACCCACAGGGAAAACAAATGGGGGCATTAAAGCTTCCTGGCCTTAAACGTCCCCATCAGGAGTCTAACCACCGAAAAGGAAAGATGAAGTGTCCAGGCCGAGGTGCTCCCCATGGGCCAGTAAGGTCACGACGGGCAGTCCCGTTGAAGCCATCCCCCAGGGAGACCTTCATACTGTTAAGGATAAGGGGATGTTACATCACCAGCCCTCGAAAAGGGTGAAGAAAAAAACTGTTCGTAAACAGTCATAGGGGTTTTTTGTTCACTGAGAGAGGTAACATGGGGTCATAGCGTCGACAGTTGTTGTATAAATAGCCTGAAAAAAGACATGGGTCATTTGGTATTCACCTCTGTTACCAAGGAGCAAAAGCTGACAAGTTCAGTGTCCTCTTTCAAATCACTTCTTCAGATTCTACAGGTGTGTAGCCATTagaacaggaacacacacacacactcgctggtAGTCtatcgagtccgatgatgacatccctcctcgttaacTGTGACTGTAGactccaattcttgatccacaagttttattgtgtGTTGAGCATATGAAGTCTGATTTAGTGGGGACAAGCATGGTTGTGTGTCGCCTTAGtctattctgttgtttttttctcattcctctcaatttccagctgttctatacctctgtggctgATCTCCCTCCAGTTGGAACTGTTGATGGCAGCTttctccagtctcaaggggtttaTACAACAtttcttcagcgatgtttttcgctggtctttgtatcttctgaccacctgtggaccagcggcccagatgaagctgtccatacaggacctgacgtggcaggcattcttgaggcattctgatgacatgcccaagccaatgcagttggtgttcagtaacCGGGGCTTCCATGCtattgcagtttgtcctagcaagaatctcagcatgaggaataCGGTCACGCCACATAACCCCCATGATTCACTGCAGACATCTTATgtggaactgctccagcaaccttgggtggcagctgtatgtgacccaggcttcacggATGTATAGGATAGTTGTGATGCAGACAGCTTTGTAAACGGTAATTTGGTGTGCAGGTGGGGGTGTTTGTTTAGGAAGACCTTACGTTGGAGGTTGCTGAAGGCTACAAAGGCTTATTTTAtgattattatgtattattatgtagaaggtgcgatctgaaagggattggagactgcaaggtggtgacgaggAGGATgtggctaggcagcatcggatggtggtctgatgactttggagaccaagaagaggaagagagtgaaggcagagccaaggatcaaatggtggaagttgaagaaggaaggctgttgtgcggagttcagggaggagttaaaacaggcactgggtggtagtgaagagttgctggatggctgggcaaccactgcagaaatagtgagggagacagctaggaaggaacTTGGTGTGTCTTCAGgactgaggaaggaagacaaggaggtttggtggtggaatgaggaagtacagcaaagtatacagaggaagaggttggcaaagaagaagtgggatagtcagagagatgaagaaagtagacatgaGTACAAGGAGATGAAGCGTAaaacgaa encodes the following:
- the LOC130123199 gene encoding transmembrane protein 121, whose amino-acid sequence is MVPPPPTNKPHVCLSTILIMSSMALIDAYLVEQNHGPRKIGICIMVMVGDICFIIVLRYVAVWVGAEVRTAKRGYAMILWFLYIFVLEIKVYFVYQNYKADRKSLDTLARKALTLLLSICIPVLFVVLVAIDHMEYVRAFKKREEIRNRLFWVVVDLLDILDIQANLWEPQKKGLPIWAEGLMFFYCYILLLVLPCVSLSEISMQGINIVPHKMLLYPILSLITINIITLFIRGGNMLLYRDARVSGILIGKNVLAIILKTCSFVQYRRQLQNAPPAFGVELQKNSVPHARPAPTPPQVVMQDQTPLPEVTTCEHT